Proteins encoded within one genomic window of Phototrophicus methaneseepsis:
- a CDS encoding winged helix DNA-binding domain-containing protein, with protein sequence MNPAIIAHRMHNQRLSHSDFKKPVEVVKWLGALQGQDYYGAKWSIGVRLPGSTDAQIEKRIDDHAIVRTWAMRGTLHMVAADDVGWMVSLLAPRILSQTARRYQQLELDEKTLQHSDDLLAKTLQNGIRLTRKELYTLLEENGISTMGQRGIHLLQHASLKGLLCQSIAESNNPTFFHVDGLGTASSMPHEEALAELAKRFFQSRGPATIKDFSRWAGLTLTDCRAGLAAIEPAMVSEEIDSSIYWRPDVPEPADVPRVVMLPGFDEYILGYKDRSAVIDPAYETLIVPGMNGMFFPTIVIDGEVVGTWKRQMKKDTIKITLSPFEAFSKEDLKDIEQAAQQYGDFYEKSVDLQL encoded by the coding sequence ATGAATCCAGCTATCATCGCGCACCGGATGCATAACCAGCGCTTATCTCATAGCGACTTTAAAAAGCCAGTCGAGGTCGTCAAATGGTTGGGGGCTTTGCAAGGCCAGGACTATTATGGGGCGAAGTGGTCCATTGGCGTACGGTTACCCGGCAGCACAGATGCACAGATCGAAAAGCGAATTGATGACCATGCCATTGTGCGCACGTGGGCCATGCGCGGCACATTACATATGGTCGCGGCGGATGACGTGGGTTGGATGGTTTCGCTTCTCGCACCCCGCATCCTCTCACAGACAGCACGCCGCTATCAACAGCTTGAGCTGGATGAAAAGACGCTCCAACACAGTGATGATCTCCTGGCGAAGACGCTGCAAAACGGTATTCGTCTGACGCGCAAAGAACTCTATACCTTACTAGAGGAAAACGGTATTTCTACCATGGGGCAGCGCGGCATACACCTGCTACAACATGCCTCGCTTAAGGGCCTGCTGTGCCAATCTATCGCTGAGAGCAACAATCCTACCTTCTTCCACGTGGATGGACTGGGCACTGCATCGTCAATGCCGCATGAAGAGGCCCTGGCAGAACTGGCAAAACGATTTTTCCAGAGCCGGGGCCCGGCCACCATCAAAGACTTCTCGCGTTGGGCAGGGCTGACCCTGACCGATTGCAGGGCCGGACTCGCAGCTATAGAGCCAGCTATGGTATCCGAGGAGATTGATAGCAGCATCTACTGGCGGCCCGATGTACCGGAACCAGCAGACGTCCCCCGTGTGGTGATGCTACCGGGCTTCGATGAATATATATTGGGCTACAAAGATCGCAGCGCTGTCATTGACCCCGCCTATGAGACGTTGATCGTCCCTGGCATGAATGGCATGTTTTTCCCGACGATTGTCATTGATGGAGAGGTCGTTGGTACCTGGAAGCGCCAGATGAAAAAAGATACCATCAAAATCACCTTGTCACCGTTTGAGGCATTCTCTAAAGAGGACCTCAAAGACATCGAACAAGCTGCCCAACAATACGGGGATTTCTACGAGAAATCCGTAGATTTGCAGCTATGA